From the genome of Nicotiana tabacum cultivar K326 chromosome 2, ASM71507v2, whole genome shotgun sequence:
attccgcaggtgcggagccgcactGTGAGTTCGCATGTGCGACTTCGCTGGGTAGAAAAGGGTCAATTCCGAGGGTTaatttcattctccatttttgaaCCTAGAGAGCTAGGATTGAGGtgaaattttgagagtttttcaGAGAAAACATTTGGGTAAAGATTCTTGActtgtttttgattaatttccactaagatatcatttattcttcatttaatttaggatttgggttgagaaatttgtgAAAAAGGTGGAAAAttccttaggccgaattttgaggttttgatccggaattttgtatcggatttgagtaattttggcatggatgaactcgatatcgaatgggtgttcgtattttatgacttttacctgattctgagatgtgggtcgGGTCGAacttttggggtgatttttcgattctttgctaaagtcgtagatttattatttaaattagtttcttgtagttgtattcatggtatgtaattgcttttgactagatttgggccgttcggagttggaaagtCGAGGTAAAGGCATTCTTATCTATTGATTAAGAaatatttgaggtaagtgacttgacTAACCttgttggggggggggagggggagaatctccttaggattttggtactattgtaataatttgtgatatgtgagcgtcgtatacgggaggtgacgagtgcgtacacgggctaaatgtggaaatttCGGTTCTTGTtgagtagtcttcttttaaattccttaactgagttgccttagcatgtgtagctttcatgtttagcctagtatcgcatgtctacgtgtcttaactttTACTTGAAATTTGTGCAACATGTTTAATTATATTACTTGCCTCCTTGATCTTGTATTCAGTATTTAACTACATGATTCCTTACTGTAAACTCGTTGTTCCATGAGTTatgagttgtgtgtttacttttgggactacgaggcagtacctcgggagatccccctgttgcatatttacttttgggactatgacgcgatacctcgggagatcccctattgcatatttacttttgggactacgaggcggtacctcgagagagaTCTCTGTTGTGTattttatatttgggactacgaggcagtaactcgggagcgcccctgttgtttacctctatttgttgtgctGTTACCTTTCTGAAATTTCTTGTTGTTCATTTCTCAGTCATTTCaatgtattattatattttctgctTCATTTCCTTTTATTCCAGTAGAGCCCCGACCTGACCTcgccactactctaccgaggttaggcttgccatttactgggtaccgttgtggtatactcatactacacttctgcacgtctttttgtacagatctaggttcttcctactagaccagataccagtgagttggaccGTACGTggatacttcaaggtatatctgccagcgtccgcagacctcggagtccccctttatccttattatgttatttttcttattctctttagactctgatgtatagagacacttagtatttttctcttagaagcttgtgacttatttctaccggattttgggagttgtaagtTATTTGAATCGCAGTTTCTATTTATATTTCATGTATTGAGATTTGAGTTCagttttatattcagttatttcgcaaattattaggcttacctagtctcagagactaggtgccatcacgacatcttatGGAGGAAAAAATGGGGTCGTGAGAACACCATTTATATAGGTATAATTTGAGCGTAAAAAGTAACAAACAAGATAGAAGAGATAAAATATACAATAGCAAATAAGGTAGGAGGCATATGGGCAACAGTGACAGACAAGATAAAATGCACATAAGTAATAGTAACAGACAAGACATGATGTACCTAAGTAACAACAAACCAAGCAGGTGGCATGTAAGTGGCATGtaagtaacaacaacaaacaagggAAGATGTGCGCGAGTAACACTAGCAATCAAGGCAgaatacatatgcatatatatatatatatatatatatatatatatatatatatatatatttgtgaaaGATACCACAATACAATGCATGTCTTTCATCCTTACTTTCACAGGAACACACTTCGTGCCATGAACTCTCATTCTCACTTGAACataaacacccttcgtgccaatatcatatcaaattgCATGGGAATACCCTTCGTGCAATATCACTCATCCTCACCTGCACGAAAGCACCCATTATGAAATatcactcatcctcaccaaaaatATGTATATCAGTACCAAGCAAGGTAGGATGCATAAATACAATCAAGAGGGATGAGTAAGCATAATACAATAATCATAACTATCGCACAAATAAGCAAGCCAACATTTCAAGAGCTGTCTTATCCAAATATCacatgatctttaacatgatTAAGAAGGCTCAAGTAACACAAATATGACATGTATAGATATGTGTTCGTAATATAAACATGATTGCGATCAAATCCAGTATATCACAACTTCGAGAATAGCCCATCATTTCATTTAAGATGTCACATGTTTATTAATAATTTCTAGCATGGATAATTATAATCATTTAGTCGTAGAAACAAACCAAACATAAGTCAAAAAGATCAGAAAGTTCAACAAGGCACAAAGAAGCATATAATCTACCCTGAATATGGATAACCCTCACACATGCATATATGcatgtcacctcgcatatacatcaACCTgtatgtagcaaacaatatcatttattaagaaaattatGTCAAACCAATGtcaggtaagatacttacctcatacCAGAACAAGTTCAACAACCTAATACCACTTTCCTTAGAAATACTCCTTAAAACGAATAAAACCTAGTCAAATATCATTTAAGGAagtcaaatattgctaaagaaaacATCCTCAATCAATAAAGGTTCAATCTTTGATGAaatttcaaagtcaacaaaaaataaacccgggcccacatggtaaaaatttaaaatcaagatcAAATCTCGATGACCCATAATCTCAcaagttcaaatatataattagtttcaagatccgacctcaaattaaggtctaaattcccaaaattAGCTCTCTTAAGTTCAAacccaaaaatttaatttttacactataaaatccaaaatttagggGCAAACATCTATGAGGAATCATGATATATAATCAATACTAATCCAAAAATATTAACCTTAGAAGTTGAGGTGAAAATCTCTCTCAATATTGCCTAACCCGAGCTCTAgattttaaaaatggttaaaatggTCTAATCCCGATTTCTAGTTTAAAAATATCCTTGGGCGAAATTCCTCTTTGCGGTCATGAAGGCCAATGATCAGTGACCATCGAATTCACGACGCTGTCCTCGCATTCGTGTACGCTACTCCCCCAAGCTTCGCGTTCGAGACTAGCTCCTCATTCGCGAAGCACTAAAATCACACTAGAAACCAGCAACTGAAACATgaacaaaaatagccaaaatcatcccgaaactcatctgagcccccgTCTAATTATCCCAACAAGTCTATATAGCTAACATGAACTTgctcaaaggctcaaaacaccaaaaataactTTAAAACAAGGAATCAAGAATTAAACCAAGAATTTCAAAAGTTCTAAAGTTCAAACTAACTTTCGACTAGACGCGCCGAAATGACCTCGGGTCACTCGAGacccaaaccaaacatacgtacaagtccaaaattattagAGGAAGCAACGATATCATCAAATCATCAATCAGGGGTCTTTTACTCACAAGTTAAATATTGGTCAACTCCAAcaacttaaaacttccaaaatgaGAACTCTTCTTCCAAAACACTCCGGAACCTCTAGGAAATCAAAACCAACTACACGCGCAAGTCGTAAAACTTGTTCAAAAGAACATATTCGAATTCTCAAATCGCAAAACGGAGCGCTAGAaatcaaaacgaccgatcggatcgttacatagACAGAACATCAAACATAGAGTCCTGCCATGGATTTGGACTACGGACTTAAATGAAATTAACAACAAGAACAAAACAAACCCAGTCTAATCCCACAAATAGCAGGATTTTGAAAAGGTCACTATGTACACAACCTCACCCCTACTTTGTGAAGATAGAGAAACTGTTTTCAATACACCATTGGCTCCCGAGAAGCATAGTCACAACATTAGTTAAACGAAATTAACATTGTTTGCAATGCTTTACCTCTCCCATGAATATAACCTCGTCCTCATAAAGCAAAGCGCAAACACAGATGGATGTTTATTTGAGATGTTTCATTGCAACCTCTAAGGTAGGGATGGCAAGCGTGGCGGTGCGAGGCATGTTTAAGGCTATGTAGGGCGGTGCGGGTTTAAAGCTATGAGGTGAGGGGTGGGTGCAGGGTGAGTTGAGATAATCTTTTAAAAGATTGATGCGGTGCGGGGCGGATTGCGGGTGTATGCGGGTTTACGCGGTTACACAAGTTTTCTGGTTTTGGCCTATTGTATTATTCTAAAAATTATCCAGTAAGACATGAGCAAGGTCTGTGACAAACCTTAATGACCATAATATCTGTTTATATTTTGATAttcataaaaacaaaaataaatcatTTATAGCTTCTTTTTTCAAATTAACCATTTAGTGAAATGTTAATTAAGGTAgatattttgaaagaaattaaaaaaaaaaaaaagttagacaTTTAAAGAGATATAAAATATAGTTGacaaatatttttatgaataagATTATTAACATTTTGCCACTTAAAAATCACTTAGTGAAGGTCTGTAACACAAAAATcactattttaatttttgtcactAGAAAAATTATACAACTAATCCTAAATTTATACTGAAAGCATACAACATAGTAGCAACCAACCAGAattatagaagtttgaagtcACTTGTTCCCATATTTGTTTCCAAATTCCAATATCATCGGCATAGCGTTATggtctttttgtcatttttagcaTTCTCATTCTGACTCGCTCATTTTCATACTGGATGAGGGAATCCTCAATTCTAGTTGAACAATTCAGTACATGAGCAACAAAAGAACATTCAATTTTTTGGTTGATGAAATTAAAAATCCAGCAAAAagattaataaaaaaaaactagcaaaatgaaaagaaaaataaattatgcgGGGCAGGGCAGGTGGACACGGCCCACGGGTATTGGTGTGGAGCGGGTGAATGAGGATACAAATGCTATGCGGGGTGGGACGGGTTAAAAATTTTGAGGATTTATTCCCCGCAACCGCACCGCACCGTTTGGTGACTCGTAGCTCGTGCTTTgtttgcttctgaactgaaacaTCACCTCCAGCCTGCCCTATTACATGCTTGGGCAGTGAATTGACATGAAATGACCGTTGGTTTGTATGAAAAATTGAAATGACCATAGCTTCAAGGTACTCTAAACACCCCAAACTCACTTTCCTAGAAGGGAACCAATGGACTAACACTTAGTGGTATAATTGGTAAATACTGAAATTAGCAAAATTCCACAAACTGTTCTTTATATTTATGCAAAAGCAAAGATAAACCATGTAGAAAAGTTATTTTAGTAAACTGGAATAGCATAAAAGGGAACATATTAATCTGCTTAAAGTTACATTGATTATAGACTGGAAAGTTAACAAGCAAATATTATTCATCCACTTGTACAATTGCATGTTTTAAAGTATTAATCTATCCCAAGCAGAAACTTGTATTGTCACTAAGCTTCACCGCAGAGTAACAAACCAAGGTCATTTGGAATCCTTGTCAAATTAGCTGAACCAACCAGAGACTATTCTGTAGACTAAGAAGCTGCTGTTGTATTGCTGCTTCTAATCTCTGTAAAACAAAAAACTTATCACAATGAGGCTCCACTATGTCCCTATCATGGCAGGTAAATATCTCTATAGTACTCCGACCTAGCGAATGAACAAAAAGGAAGATTGAGAATGCACTATGACAATGGATAGTGGATACATAAAAAGCCACAGGACAGACAGTattacacacatatatatatacacacatttgTCCAAAGTGCAAACAGGTGTGGCACACCAACTTTCACATTCCTTGCCTGGTCCTGGTCATTCAGTCTCATGGTGGAAACACTAAGAACTGCACTAATGTAAGCCAATTATCCTGAAATATTCTTTAGTTGAGCTTTTGTGAAAGCAAGTAAGCATGTTCAGCTACTTTATGGAGAGAGTAGAGACAAATTAGTAGCAAGTAGACGGGAAACCAAAGCTTTAAGCTGATCCAAGCAGAATGCTTATTATCTCCCTAAGTTGCAAGAGAAAACCTTCTCGGAGAGCTCAAAACTGACATGAAAATGAATTATGCGATCAAAAGCCAAAAAGGAAACAAATGAGATGAAACAAGAAATTAATGTGTTACGTTTATTTACTAATTTAATGATAGTGTCTCCTATTGATCTGAGATATCACAAGTAAAGAATCTGCAAATACCCACCAAATACATGCGCAGATGTGTAAGGAGAcaaataattttctaaatttgAGTTGATTTCTAGAGTATGTTAAGGGGtcaattttcacaattttccttttctttgtttggttCACTGTCATAAAAAATGTTTATAGGCCTGGTTAGTCGAAGACAGATTAATTCATCATCCGCGCACTCGTGTATGATTTATGAAAGAATTGAAATTTCACAAGTACAGGCATTTCATTGCTCCTTGTATATAAAAGTTGCTTACAACTGCTTCACTTCATGTAACTAGTAATGCAACAcaatttttgaatatatttttgaATATATTCCATTTTAAAAAATTGTTTATTGTGCCAACCAACCAAAAAGTATGCATAAAAATATTTACAGGAAAGAGGCATCCTACTATTGGGCATGttcttatttcaaaacaaaatgagGGCCATTGTTTCACATGAAAGTGAACTATGCCATTAATGCCTAGGTGTATTCACACCTATTCCAACATAGGGCAATCAGAGAGGAGGGAGCTAATCCATTATCCGCTGCACTTAACTCAGTACGTACATCATTTACCATGTCATATTTTTCTTATGTATGGTACTTGGAACAATGGTAAGAATGGCTAACAAAAAGAGAACTTACCCCATGATCCTTGGGCTGGCAAGCTGAcatactgaggacatgaccctcttGATAAGGTGCTAGTATCACGTGCACAGTCACGAGGCTGTAGAAAGGACAGGGATTGAATCACATATTAGTAGGGAAGATTATGGAATGACAGTTTGCTAATAATAGagattcaaaataaaatacaaattaaagggcagcccggtgcatgAAGCATCCCGTATTtacgcagggtccggggaagggccgcaccaCAATGGGGTGTAatgtagacagcctaccctaaacatcagtggctgattccacggctcgaacccgtgacctaaaggtcacacggagacaactttaccgttgctccaaggctccccttcaaaatacaaattaaatgcATGAAATCAGAATACCGAAACAAAGCCTGTATTCTTCCTAACCCCACTGTTCTTAACATATAGGATATTGAATAAAGTGACGACGAGGGGGTACTAGATGATAAAAGAAGATCGGTCattgtcttctgtttgttttCTCATCAGTTGGCTTTTCGGTGACATGCAAGACCTTAGTAGCCCTCTACATATGAACAAGAAAACTGGTTCTTAACGATCAAGTCATGAACTTTTCTGCATTATGGTTGTGCGATATCTACTGGTGAGAGTGAGACTATCCTGGATGGCAAGGAAGTTAACAGAATGAAAGGTACTTCGTTGATGCTGACAAagatttctttttttcctttttctttgaacAGGCACTGGCAAAGAGTTCTACAGACGCAACATAGTATCTGAAATTTTTCATTTTATGCTGTCAACATCATCATTACATTACAGTAAATGTGAGTCATAAAGCATCCATTCCAGTATCTGTTAGAGAATTAGAGAGACGACGAACCTCAAAATTCTTATAGAAGCATATACGAAGTTCCTCCAGGGCATCGCCTGAGCATGTTAACTCTGGGGTTGCATGGAAAGCATTTTCAATTGATGAAATGATGCCTCCTAATGGATACTTATCGGAATCTGATGGTACATATCCAGCTTCAAGCAGAACTTCCTGGCGTTGTGTTTGAATGCATTAATGTTAGTCAAGTACCAGGAGTAATTACTATTCATATCCAATTGTTGTGCATAACCACTATATGGTTAGTCGACTGACATTGAAGAAAAACTTGTTAATATTCAACTGAAAACAAAATGAAACTGTATCAACAAGAGAACCATTTTCACATGGATAAATTGATATCTATATAAAAATAGTTTTTAGTGCATAAACAATATCAAGAATGTTTTGATACAGTTGATTAATTGATatccccccaccccccacccccccaaCCCAccccaaacaaaaaaaatatccTCTGTTGATTACCGAGTTGCAACTGATTTCCTCTTGGTATATTTTGCATCAAGGGGAACTAGGTATTAATAAACACCCAGGAGAAAGTTTTGAGATATAATCATATTATTCAAGATGCAACAACTTCTTCACTATTTGAGGTCATCAAAAAATTTCATAGAATGAAAATACCCAAGCAcaaaaagataaaaacaaaaactACAAAACTGTACAAGCAACAACAAGAAAAGGACATAAAATTTCTAAGAAAAAAAGGTATTTTACTCTTCCAAGGTATAGCATGAAAAGTCACTTACTGTAACATTATACTTGAAGTAAACATTCAACGTAGTCAAAAAGAACTCATATTCATCATGGACAACTGGATAAGCACATGTCCCATGTTTTTCTGCAATCAATAAACATGAAAATATAGTCACAAATGATACTTAAAGAATATCCTATCTGGCTTTTGTCCCGATAAAATATTTAAAGCGCATACAAGTAGGGGTAAGGtccgtacacactaccctcccagaccctacttgtgggattacactgggtatgttattgttgttgttgttgttgttgttgcatacaAGTATACCAGACCTTCTGTACTATAATCAGGTTGGATTTTGTAGTGAAAAAAGGCCCTGTCTCCATATAACTCCCTATTGAAAACCAGGTgttttgtttgataaccagaagATGTACACCCCATCATAATACTATGAGGTATTTGTTAAAAGAACGAACATGAGTTCTTTTACACATCGCACTGCAAAGCAATATAACAACCACTGGGAGTAGGGGCGGGATTCTCAGTGTAACTTAGAGGGATTAATTCTCCCCAAGAACAAAAATGTGTCTTTTAGCCCTTTGTTGGCACAACATCGTCATACCAAAGGGAGATTACAGAATATTGATGATGTGCACAGGCTTAAGCGCACACAAGAGTGAAGACATCTCATTGATTCCATGACAAAAGCAGAAGGAAATAAAACCTTCTACCTCAGTTTtagaagaataataaataaataaatttactGTACAAGAGGAAGTACATGCCTAATCACTTATCAGCatccaagaagaagaaggaagctACACTTAATTTATTAAGACATGTCAACAGTCAAATTACTTTCTAAGTTTTTACATCACTGGCTCCTTGATGTACATATAAACCTTGCTTCTCAATTAAGTTCTAAGAAATAGGAAGCTTGCAAGATtaatttaacataaaaaatagaaTAAGGCAAGGTAATTACCCCACTGTGATTGAGTATCTCCAGAGTCAGCATAGAGGAAATGCAAGGAGGATGTGTCAGTTCCTTAAATTGTATCGAAATCAAACAATCAATGAGTAAAGACAACAGTGAAACCACCTCATGTGCCCAGAATGATCCTTTTCTGTGATGGCAAGATCTGGGGGAACCACAACTTAAAGAAGGCCAATACTTCCTCAAGGGCTCGAGCAGTGTTGAAATCTGAGATGACAAATAGTACTTtggctcaaaaaaaaaaatttgacctCGGTGATGAGGAGTAAGCATATGTATGAAATGGAAAAAAGGGAAGCACCACTGAGATTAACTAAGCTTCTCAATGACCTCATAGTGGAGTTTGCAAATATCCTAGCTAACCAACAAAGTTCGCAGAAGCTTGCAGCACTAATATGAAATAAAATCGCTTGAATCCAATTTACAGCAAAAGATGTTTGATGGCTTAACTCTCTATCTGTATTTGCATAAATAATTGGCACCTTGACGCAATCTCACAGCCATAGTCTACGTTACaaatatgtgcaaattatataaCAGAATTTAGATCTGAAAAATTAAGCAGCCAAAAGGTCTTATAATGCAAACTTCATGATTAAAAGTTAAGATAGCAAATAGACAAACGTGTAAGTGTTCACACAAAAGAACTGCTCAATATGAAGGTGAAGATTTGGGAATCCATTCTTGAGTGCTTGATCTTTGTAAAAAGCTGCACCCAAGGATGTGGCCTAGTGATAACTAGAATGAGGATCACGGGGAACAAAGTTTTGAATCCCAGTAGAGGCCAAAAAAAAGCTAGGCGATTTCTACCCGGACACCACTGTATTCacagtaaaaagaaaaaaaaatctccaTGAACTCTTGTGGATTTAGTCGTGTCATCAGAAGACATTGGCATTCCAGTTATAAACTGTTCACAAGCAATGCAAGTAGTTCCACCAATCAATTATCACATTCCAGGCTGCTCTCTCATAGAAAAAAGGCAAGAAAACACAATAAGCAAACATACCTCTCTCTCATCAAATGCTTTACCGGAACAGCAGGCAGGCCAAGTTCCATCATTGTACTCTGTCCAAAGTCCATCTATAGCACAAGAAACCTTATTCAATTCTATCTTTCACTTTTCATCACATACAAAATTAATTACACACCCTTCTGAAATGGAGTAGGACTTACGAATTGTGAATACAGGTGGCGAGTTCGAGctgcaaaaatacaaaaatcacAAGTAAGCTCCCATAACGCATGTTATATAATGAAATTGTCGCAAACAAATATATCTAaatttcttattctttttcttgctataatactcaaaaaatAATTGATCCACTTTGTGCTTCTCCACTTAAAAGATAGTAGTAGTACTAGATTTGGTTCAGTAGCCATTAGACCAAAGTCATGGAGGCCCATAAACTTTAATCTAACGACAACCACAACAACTAAGCCTCAATCACAAACTAATTGAAGTCTGTCATATGAATCTTCAATATCCATTTAGCACCATTTGGACCATATTTTAATTTAAtcctaaccaaaaaaaaaagaggaaaaaaaaaaaaaggcacatAAAGAAGCATATCATATAGGGGTAATTGCATTGAATAAGTACATTTAACCTTCAATTAACTAAAACATGTGTATTTGGTCCTTTCGTATATGAATAAGTAATATTAGACTATTTTTAGAACTATATTACCCTCGCATCAGTATTCAGATGGTTTAGCAAATTTGTTACATTTGTGAAGATTCAAGTGCAGAGGGATCAAAGGTGCACGTATCAACTAAACAGAGACCAAAATTAGAAATTGTCCATATTTGAGGGACTACAAGCCAAATTTtccacaaaaaaacaaaaa
Proteins encoded in this window:
- the LOC107776720 gene encoding ribonuclease 2-like — its product is MTFLPVHAIVNLRMLFLLIGACCILVGVNGGWDEEVGLLRRGRGGAGGGYQREFDYFKLSLQWPGTYCRRTRRCCSSNACCSRSNSPPVFTIHGLWTEYNDGTWPACCSGKAFDEREISTLLEPLRKYWPSLSCGSPRSCHHRKGSFWAHEWEKHGTCAYPVVHDEYEFFLTTLNVYFKYNVTEVLLEAGYVPSDSDKYPLGGIISSIENAFHATPELTCSGDALEELRICFYKNFEPRDCARDTSTLSRGSCPQYVSLPAQGSWEIRSSNTTAAS